One Pseudomonas sp. AN-1 genomic region harbors:
- a CDS encoding S9 family peptidase yields the protein MAAEPLPCGAWPSAWSAERAAAASRDFAELRAGLGGLLWLQFDPAEAACSLWLWRAGRARRLTPPGFSVRSRVYEYGGGAFCLTGAGVALVGEADQQLWWLSVGADGSPGELHGVTANPDCRYGDLQHAPAWQAVLAVEERREGDAVVHRLVSLALHDGARRVLAEGADFYCAPRLSADGRWLAWIEWDRPELPWTATRLCRMALHADGSLGAREVLAGDADDQSLQQPCFAADGSLTCLSDRDGWWRPWHEYGGRWQPVGTGGAHGAPYGKAASSVGCAARTNISTESEGWSEPRPMAEADHAPAPWQLGTVSHLPLAGGGWLLARLEEGWGLLVERDAAGRERRLAAEFSRFRQLAADARHFYCIAAAPDRLPALLAIARDSGAVEILAGGEQPLAEAELSRPQAIRFATGDGESAQAFFHAPRNAACRVPAGERPPLVLFLHGGPTSACYPVFDPRIQFWTQRGFAVADLNYRGSSGFGRACRLRLAGAWGDIEVADAVALVRHLGAQGLIDPARAFIRGASAGGYTALCALAFHDVFRGGASLYGVSDPLALRRVTHKFEGDYLDWLIGDPVRDAERYAARTPLNHAGNIRAPLIFFQGGLDAVVVPQQTEAMVAALQAGGVAVEYRLYPDERHGFRQAAHLADALEREWQFYCRLLG from the coding sequence ATGGCTGCCGAGCCGCTGCCCTGCGGCGCCTGGCCCAGCGCCTGGAGCGCCGAACGGGCCGCCGCGGCCAGCCGCGACTTCGCCGAGCTGCGCGCCGGCCTCGGCGGCCTGCTGTGGCTGCAGTTCGACCCGGCGGAGGCGGCCTGCAGCCTGTGGCTGTGGCGCGCCGGGCGGGCGCGGCGGCTGACCCCGCCGGGCTTCTCGGTGCGCAGCCGGGTCTACGAGTACGGTGGCGGCGCCTTCTGCCTGACCGGCGCCGGCGTGGCGCTGGTCGGCGAGGCCGACCAGCAGCTCTGGTGGCTGAGCGTCGGTGCCGACGGCAGCCCCGGCGAGCTGCACGGGGTGACCGCCAATCCCGACTGCCGCTACGGCGACCTGCAGCATGCACCGGCCTGGCAGGCGGTGCTGGCAGTGGAGGAGCGCCGCGAGGGCGACGCCGTGGTGCACCGCCTGGTCAGCCTGGCGCTGCACGACGGCGCGCGCCGCGTGCTGGCCGAGGGCGCCGACTTCTATTGCGCGCCGCGGCTGTCCGCCGATGGCCGCTGGCTGGCCTGGATCGAGTGGGACCGCCCCGAGCTGCCATGGACGGCGACCCGCCTGTGCCGGATGGCGCTGCACGCCGACGGCTCGCTCGGCGCGCGCGAGGTGCTGGCCGGCGACGCGGACGATCAGTCGCTGCAGCAGCCGTGCTTCGCCGCCGACGGCAGCCTGACCTGCCTGAGCGACCGCGACGGCTGGTGGCGGCCGTGGCACGAGTATGGCGGGCGCTGGCAGCCTGTCGGGACAGGTGGTGCGCATGGCGCACCCTACGGCAAGGCGGCATCGTCCGTAGGGTGCGCCGCGCGCACCAACATCTCCACCGAAAGCGAAGGCTGGAGCGAACCGCGGCCCATGGCGGAAGCCGACCACGCCCCGGCGCCCTGGCAGCTGGGCACCGTCAGCCACCTGCCGCTGGCCGGCGGCGGCTGGCTGCTGGCGCGCCTGGAGGAGGGCTGGGGCCTGCTGGTCGAGCGCGACGCGGCCGGCCGCGAGCGCCGACTGGCGGCGGAGTTCAGCCGCTTCCGCCAGCTCGCCGCCGACGCGCGGCACTTCTACTGCATCGCCGCCGCGCCGGACCGGCTGCCGGCGCTGCTGGCCATCGCCCGCGACTCGGGCGCGGTCGAGATCCTCGCCGGCGGCGAGCAGCCGCTGGCCGAGGCCGAGCTGTCGCGCCCGCAGGCGATCCGCTTCGCCACGGGGGACGGCGAGAGCGCCCAGGCGTTCTTCCATGCGCCGCGCAACGCCGCCTGCCGCGTGCCGGCCGGCGAGCGGCCGCCGCTGGTGCTGTTCCTGCATGGCGGGCCGACCTCGGCCTGCTATCCGGTGTTCGACCCGCGCATCCAGTTCTGGACCCAGCGCGGCTTCGCCGTCGCCGACCTCAACTACCGCGGCTCCAGCGGCTTCGGCCGCGCCTGCCGGCTGCGCCTCGCGGGGGCCTGGGGCGATATCGAGGTGGCGGACGCCGTGGCGCTGGTGCGCCACCTCGGCGCGCAGGGGCTGATCGACCCGGCGCGCGCCTTCATCCGCGGCGCCAGCGCCGGCGGCTACACCGCGCTGTGCGCGCTGGCCTTCCACGACGTGTTCCGCGGCGGCGCCAGCCTGTACGGGGTCAGCGACCCGCTGGCCCTGCGCCGCGTCACCCACAAGTTCGAGGGCGACTACCTGGACTGGCTGATCGGCGATCCCGTGCGCGACGCCGAACGCTACGCGGCGCGCACCCCGCTCAACCATGCCGGGAACATCCGTGCGCCGCTGATCTTCTTCCAGGGCGGGCTGGACGCCGTGGTGGTGCCGCAGCAGACCGAGGCGATGGTCGCCGCGCTGCAGGCCGGCGGCGTGGCGGTCGAGTACCGCCTGTACCCGGACGAGCGCCACGGCTTCCGCCAGGCCGCCCATCTCGCCGATGCCCTCGAGCGCGAATGGCAGTTCTATTGCCGCCTGCTCGGCTGA
- the pqqE gene encoding pyrroloquinoline quinone biosynthesis protein PqqE — protein MNGSGSSFAKPGHVPGPPLWLLAELTYRCPLQCPYCSNPLDFAQHKEELSTEQWIEVFRQARELGAAQLGFSGGEPLVRQDLAELIRAARELGYYTNLITSGIGLTEARIAEFAEAGLDHIQISFQAADEEVNNLLAGSQKAFAHKLEMARAVKKHGYPMVLNFVTHRHNIDNIERIIELCIELEADFVELATCQFYGWAELNRAGLLPTRAQLERAERITNEWRDRLAAQGHPCKLIFVTPDYYEERPKACMNGWGSLFLDITPDGTALPCHSARMLPVQFPKVTEHSLKHIWYDSFGFNRYRGDDWMPEPCRSCDEKDRDFGGCRCQAFLLTGDADNADPVCSKSAHHGMILDARREAEEAPWSLEQLTHRNVHASQIICKG, from the coding sequence GTGAACGGTTCTGGATCGAGCTTCGCTAAGCCGGGGCACGTGCCCGGCCCGCCGCTGTGGCTGCTGGCCGAGCTGACCTACCGCTGCCCGCTGCAGTGCCCGTACTGCTCCAACCCGCTGGACTTCGCCCAGCACAAGGAGGAGCTGAGCACCGAGCAGTGGATCGAGGTGTTCCGCCAGGCCAGAGAGCTGGGCGCCGCCCAGCTCGGCTTCTCCGGCGGCGAGCCGCTGGTGCGCCAGGATCTCGCCGAGCTGATTCGTGCCGCGCGCGAACTGGGCTACTACACCAACCTGATCACCTCGGGGATCGGCCTGACCGAGGCGCGCATCGCCGAGTTCGCCGAGGCCGGCCTCGACCATATCCAGATCAGCTTCCAGGCCGCCGACGAGGAGGTGAACAACCTGCTGGCCGGCTCGCAGAAGGCCTTCGCCCACAAGCTGGAGATGGCCCGCGCGGTGAAGAAGCACGGCTACCCGATGGTGCTCAACTTCGTCACCCACCGGCACAACATCGACAACATCGAGCGGATCATCGAGCTGTGCATCGAGCTGGAGGCCGACTTCGTCGAGCTGGCCACCTGCCAGTTCTACGGCTGGGCCGAGCTCAACCGCGCCGGGCTGTTGCCGACCCGCGCCCAGCTGGAGCGCGCCGAGCGCATCACCAACGAGTGGCGCGACAGGCTGGCGGCGCAGGGCCACCCGTGCAAGCTGATCTTCGTCACCCCCGACTACTACGAGGAGCGCCCCAAGGCGTGCATGAACGGCTGGGGCAGCCTGTTCCTCGACATCACCCCGGACGGCACCGCGCTGCCCTGCCACAGCGCGCGGATGCTGCCGGTGCAGTTCCCCAAGGTCACCGAGCACAGCCTCAAGCACATCTGGTACGACTCCTTCGGCTTCAACCGCTACCGCGGCGACGACTGGATGCCCGAGCCGTGCCGCTCCTGCGACGAGAAGGACCGCGACTTCGGCGGCTGCCGCTGCCAGGCGTTCCTGCTCACCGGCGACGCCGACAACGCCGACCCGGTGTGCAGCAAGTCGGCGCACCACGGCATGATCCTCGACGCCCGCCGCGAGGCGGAGGAAGCGCCCTGGAGCCTGGAACAACTGACCCACCGCAACGTGCATGCCTCGCAGATCATCTGCAAGGGCTGA
- the pqqD gene encoding pyrroloquinoline quinone biosynthesis peptide chaperone PqqD: MSDDIQLKIPALRRGFRFQWEPAQGCHVLLYPEGMIKLNDSAGAILAEVDGVRSVAAIIDDLCARFPEVPGIDEDILAFLEVARERFWIELR; the protein is encoded by the coding sequence ATGAGCGACGACATCCAGCTCAAGATTCCGGCGCTGCGCCGCGGCTTCCGCTTCCAGTGGGAGCCGGCGCAGGGCTGCCACGTGCTGCTCTATCCCGAGGGCATGATCAAGCTCAACGACAGCGCCGGGGCGATCCTCGCCGAGGTCGACGGCGTGCGCAGCGTCGCTGCCATCATCGATGACCTCTGCGCGCGCTTCCCGGAGGTGCCGGGCATCGACGAGGACATCCTGGCATTCCTGGAGGTGGCCCGTGAACGGTTCTGGATCGAGCTTCGCTAA
- the pqqC gene encoding pyrroloquinoline-quinone synthase PqqC translates to MTQTAMSPAEFEQALRAKGAYYHIHHPFHVAMYEGRATREQIQGWVANRFYYQVCIPVKDAAIMANCPDRDTRREWIQRIVDHDGAPGEEGGIEAWLRLGEAVGLDRAQLLSQELVLPGVRFAVDAYVNFARRASWQEAASSSLTELFAPHIHQSRLDAWPAHYPWIDPTGYDYFRKRLKEARRDVEHGLRITLAHYTTWQAQQRMLEILQFKLDVLWSMLDAMSMAYELERPPYHTVTAERVWHRGIAL, encoded by the coding sequence ATGACCCAGACTGCCATGAGCCCCGCCGAATTCGAGCAGGCGCTGCGCGCCAAGGGCGCCTACTACCACATCCACCACCCGTTCCACGTCGCCATGTACGAGGGCCGCGCCACGCGCGAGCAGATCCAGGGCTGGGTGGCCAACCGCTTCTACTACCAGGTGTGCATCCCGGTGAAGGACGCGGCGATCATGGCCAACTGCCCGGACCGCGACACCCGCCGCGAGTGGATCCAGCGCATCGTCGACCACGACGGCGCGCCGGGCGAGGAGGGCGGCATCGAGGCCTGGCTGCGCCTCGGCGAGGCGGTCGGCCTGGATCGCGCGCAACTGCTGTCCCAGGAACTGGTGCTGCCCGGGGTGCGCTTCGCGGTGGACGCCTACGTCAACTTCGCCCGCCGCGCGTCCTGGCAGGAAGCGGCCAGCAGCTCGCTGACCGAGCTGTTCGCCCCGCACATCCACCAGTCGCGCCTGGACGCCTGGCCGGCGCACTACCCGTGGATCGACCCGACCGGCTACGACTACTTCCGCAAGCGCCTCAAGGAAGCGCGCCGCGACGTCGAGCACGGCCTGCGCATCACCCTGGCGCACTACACCACCTGGCAGGCCCAGCAGCGCATGCTGGAGATCCTGCAGTTCAAGCTCGACGTGCTGTGGAGCATGCTCGACGCCATGAGCATGGCCTACGAGCTGGAGCGCCCGCCGTACCACACGGTGACCGCCGAGCGGGTCTGGCACCGGGGGATCGCGCTGTGA
- the pqqB gene encoding pyrroloquinoline quinone biosynthesis protein PqqB gives MHIRILGSAAGGGFPQWNCNCRNCRGLREGTLSATPRTQSSIALSDDGVNWIVCNASPDIRAQIESFPALQPARAVRDTAIRALILLDSQIDHTTGLLTLREGCPHEVWCSEMVHQDLTSGFPLFNMLSHWHGGLSWRRIELDRGFTVEACPALRFTPIPLRSAAPPYSPHRNDPHPGDNLGLLVEDTRTGGKLFYAPGLGQVDGALLEWMDRADCLLVDGTLWRDDEMIHAGCGTKLGSEMGHLPQSGAGGMLEVLERLPRQRKVLIHINNTNPILDEESPERAELKARGVEVAWDGMQIAL, from the coding sequence ATGCATATCCGCATTCTCGGTTCCGCCGCCGGCGGCGGCTTTCCCCAGTGGAACTGCAACTGCCGCAACTGCCGCGGCCTGCGCGAAGGCACCCTGAGCGCCACGCCGCGCACCCAGTCTTCCATCGCCCTGTCCGATGACGGGGTCAACTGGATCGTCTGCAACGCCTCGCCCGACATCCGCGCGCAGATCGAATCCTTCCCGGCCCTGCAGCCGGCGCGCGCGGTGCGCGACACCGCGATCCGCGCGCTGATCCTGCTGGACAGCCAGATCGACCACACCACCGGCCTGCTCACCCTGCGCGAGGGCTGCCCGCACGAGGTGTGGTGCAGCGAGATGGTCCACCAGGACCTGACCAGCGGTTTCCCGCTGTTCAACATGCTCAGCCACTGGCACGGCGGCCTGAGCTGGCGGCGCATCGAGCTGGACCGCGGCTTCACCGTCGAGGCCTGCCCGGCGCTGCGCTTCACGCCGATCCCGCTGCGCAGCGCGGCGCCGCCCTATTCGCCGCACCGCAACGACCCGCATCCGGGCGACAACCTCGGCCTCTTGGTCGAGGACACCCGCACCGGCGGCAAGCTGTTCTACGCCCCCGGCCTCGGCCAGGTGGACGGTGCGCTGCTGGAGTGGATGGACCGCGCCGACTGCCTGCTGGTCGACGGCACCCTGTGGCGTGACGACGAGATGATCCACGCCGGCTGCGGCACCAAGCTGGGCAGCGAGATGGGCCACCTGCCGCAGAGCGGCGCCGGCGGCATGCTCGAGGTGCTCGAGCGCCTGCCGCGTCAGCGCAAGGTGCTCATCCACATCAACAACACCAACCCGATCCTCGACGAGGAGTCGCCCGAGCGCGCCGAGCTGAAGGCGCGCGGCGTCGAGGTCGCCTGGGACGGCATGCAGATCGCGTTGTAA
- the pqqA gene encoding pyrroloquinoline quinone precursor peptide PqqA, with protein MWTKPAFTDLRIGFEVTMYFANR; from the coding sequence ATGTGGACCAAGCCCGCCTTCACCGATCTGCGTATTGGCTTCGAAGTGACCATGTACTTCGCCAACCGTTGA
- a CDS encoding aldehyde dehydrogenase family protein has product MIYAQPGTAGAVVSFKPRYGNFINGEFVAPVKGQYFTNTTPVTGEAIAEFPRSTAEDIELALDAAHAAADAWGRTSVQDRANILLKIADRIEQNLEVLAVAETWDNGKAVRETLNADVPLSADHFRYFAGCIRAQEGAAAEINDTTAAYHFHEPLGVVGQIIPWNFPLLMAAWKLAPALAAGNCIVLKPAEQTPLSIMVLAEIIADLLPPGVLNIVQGFGREAGEALATSKRIAKIAFTGSTPVGSHILKCAAENIIPSTVELGGKSPNIFFEDIMRAEPEFIEKAAEGLVLAFFNQGEVCTCPSRALIQESIYDEFMAEVMKKVKQIKRGNPLDTETMVGAQASNQQFEKILSYMDIAREEGAEILTGGAAEKLEGSLASGYYVQPTLIKGTNDMRVFQEEIFGPVVGVTTFKDEAEALAIANDTEFGLGAGVWTRDINRAYRMGRGIKAGRVWTNCYHLYPAHAAFGGYKKSGVGRETHKMMLDHYQQTKNLLVSYDIKPLGFF; this is encoded by the coding sequence ATGATCTACGCACAACCGGGTACCGCTGGCGCCGTCGTTTCCTTCAAGCCGCGTTACGGCAACTTCATCAATGGTGAGTTCGTGGCTCCGGTGAAGGGCCAGTACTTCACCAACACCACGCCGGTCACCGGCGAGGCCATCGCCGAATTCCCGCGCTCCACCGCCGAAGACATCGAGCTGGCGCTGGACGCCGCCCACGCCGCCGCCGACGCCTGGGGCCGCACCTCGGTGCAGGACCGCGCCAACATCCTGCTGAAGATCGCCGACCGCATCGAGCAGAACCTGGAAGTGCTCGCCGTCGCCGAGACCTGGGACAACGGCAAGGCCGTGCGCGAGACCCTCAACGCCGACGTACCGCTGTCCGCCGACCACTTCCGCTACTTCGCCGGCTGCATCCGCGCCCAGGAAGGCGCCGCCGCCGAGATCAACGACACCACCGCCGCCTACCACTTCCACGAGCCGCTGGGCGTGGTCGGCCAGATCATCCCGTGGAACTTCCCGCTGCTGATGGCGGCCTGGAAGCTGGCCCCGGCGCTGGCCGCCGGCAACTGCATCGTGCTGAAACCGGCCGAGCAGACCCCGCTGTCGATCATGGTGCTGGCCGAGATCATCGCCGACCTGCTGCCGCCGGGCGTGCTGAACATCGTCCAGGGCTTCGGCCGCGAGGCCGGCGAGGCGCTGGCCACCAGCAAGCGCATCGCCAAGATCGCCTTCACCGGCTCCACCCCGGTTGGCTCGCACATCCTCAAGTGCGCCGCCGAGAACATCATCCCCAGCACCGTCGAGCTGGGCGGCAAGTCGCCGAACATCTTCTTCGAAGACATCATGCGCGCCGAGCCGGAGTTCATCGAGAAGGCCGCCGAGGGCCTGGTGCTGGCGTTCTTCAACCAGGGCGAGGTGTGCACCTGCCCGTCGCGCGCGCTGATCCAAGAGTCGATCTACGACGAGTTCATGGCCGAGGTCATGAAGAAGGTCAAGCAGATCAAGCGCGGCAACCCGCTGGACACCGAGACCATGGTCGGCGCCCAGGCGTCCAACCAGCAGTTCGAGAAGATCCTCTCCTACATGGACATCGCCCGCGAGGAAGGTGCCGAGATCCTCACCGGCGGCGCCGCCGAGAAGCTCGAAGGCAGCCTGGCCAGCGGCTACTACGTGCAGCCGACCCTGATCAAGGGCACCAACGACATGCGCGTGTTCCAGGAGGAGATCTTCGGCCCGGTGGTCGGCGTGACCACCTTCAAGGACGAGGCCGAGGCGCTGGCGATCGCCAACGACACCGAGTTCGGCCTGGGCGCCGGCGTGTGGACCCGCGACATCAACCGCGCCTACCGCATGGGCCGCGGCATCAAGGCCGGCCGCGTGTGGACCAACTGCTACCACCTGTACCCGGCGCACGCCGCCTTCGGTGGCTACAAGAAGTCCGGCGTGGGCCGTGAGACCCACAAGATGATGCTCGACCACTACCAGCAGACCAAGAACCTGCTGGTCAGCTACGACATCAAGCCGCTGGGCTTCTTCTGA
- a CDS encoding methyl-accepting chemotaxis protein — MATGRPACRRRRLQRGAPMTSIRFRTLAERLLPGGVAALLLLAQAQGWLPFWLCLALLLAALPAVALLVRRSSRGGSTAGVDVDQLARGLSRSISHNALSAAGVAYSAQQLAERVESQVTAAAQIVGSAEVMIATEAQTSALSKQAVEAAIEARQSSDAGRRVLVDTIGRMQQLRQQAGASRELIEELNRRSADIQRVTGVIEEIASQTNLLALNAAIEAARAGEHGRGFAVVAGEVRSLAGRTATATAEVGQMIGEIQRRTREVVEQIRSLSAELVTGVNEVERAGQHLESIAALSVDVERQISEIAVGSDDNRRQLGSLFAAVDQMRSDLAVSDEQTRRLEGEAMKLEELTEHISEQLAAVALDDYHQRVYDLAREGAQAITRQFEAAIKAGRISLDDLFDRHYRPVPGTHPQKFASRFDRFTDEVLPAIQEPLLGRHEGVVFAIACTPDGYVPTHNLAFSQPLTGDLQADMAHSRSKRIFTDRTGIRCGSHQQPLLMQTYTRDTGELMHDLSVPILVHGRHWGGLRLGYRPEAAAAPEPARQRQHAAA; from the coding sequence ATGGCCACAGGCCGCCCTGCCTGCCGGCGCCGGCGCCTCCAGCGAGGAGCCCCCATGACATCCATCCGTTTCCGCACGCTCGCCGAACGCCTGTTGCCGGGCGGCGTGGCGGCCCTGTTGCTGCTCGCCCAGGCGCAGGGCTGGCTGCCGTTCTGGCTGTGCCTGGCCCTGCTGCTGGCGGCGCTGCCCGCCGTGGCGCTGCTCGTGCGCCGAAGCTCGCGGGGGGGCAGCACGGCCGGTGTCGATGTCGACCAACTGGCCCGCGGCCTGTCCCGCTCGATCAGTCACAACGCCCTGTCGGCCGCCGGCGTCGCCTACTCGGCGCAGCAGCTGGCCGAGCGGGTCGAGTCGCAGGTCACCGCCGCGGCGCAGATCGTCGGCAGCGCCGAGGTGATGATCGCCACCGAGGCGCAGACCTCGGCGCTCAGCAAGCAGGCGGTGGAGGCCGCCATCGAGGCGCGGCAGAGCAGCGATGCCGGCCGCCGCGTGCTGGTCGACACCATCGGCCGCATGCAGCAGCTGCGCCAGCAGGCCGGCGCCAGCCGCGAGCTGATCGAGGAGCTGAACCGGCGCAGCGCGGATATCCAGCGGGTCACCGGGGTGATCGAGGAGATCGCCAGCCAGACCAACCTGCTGGCGCTCAACGCGGCCATCGAGGCGGCGCGCGCCGGCGAGCACGGCCGCGGCTTCGCCGTGGTGGCCGGCGAGGTGCGCAGCCTGGCCGGGCGTACCGCGACGGCGACCGCCGAGGTGGGACAGATGATCGGCGAGATCCAGCGCCGTACCCGCGAGGTGGTCGAGCAGATCCGCAGTCTGTCCGCCGAGCTGGTCACCGGGGTCAACGAGGTGGAGCGCGCCGGCCAGCACCTGGAGAGCATCGCCGCGCTGTCGGTGGATGTCGAACGGCAGATCAGCGAGATCGCCGTCGGCTCCGACGACAACCGGCGCCAGCTCGGCAGCCTGTTCGCCGCGGTCGACCAGATGCGCAGCGACCTGGCGGTCAGCGACGAGCAGACCCGCCGCCTGGAGGGCGAGGCGATGAAGCTGGAGGAGCTGACCGAGCACATCAGCGAGCAGCTCGCCGCGGTGGCCCTCGACGACTACCACCAGCGCGTCTACGACCTGGCCCGCGAGGGCGCGCAGGCGATCACCCGGCAGTTCGAGGCGGCGATCAAGGCCGGACGGATCAGCCTCGACGACCTGTTCGACCGCCACTACCGGCCGGTGCCCGGCACCCATCCGCAGAAGTTCGCCAGCCGCTTCGACCGTTTCACCGACGAGGTGCTGCCGGCCATCCAGGAGCCGCTGCTGGGGCGCCACGAGGGCGTGGTGTTCGCCATCGCCTGCACGCCGGACGGCTACGTGCCGACCCACAACCTGGCGTTCAGCCAGCCGCTCACCGGCGACCTGCAGGCGGACATGGCGCACAGCCGCAGCAAGCGCATCTTCACCGACCGTACCGGCATCCGCTGCGGCAGCCACCAGCAGCCGCTGCTGATGCAGACCTACACCCGCGACACCGGCGAGCTGATGCACGACCTGTCGGTGCCGATCCTCGTCCACGGCCGCCACTGGGGCGGGCTGCGCCTGGGCTACCGGCCGGAGGCCGCAGCGGCGCCCGAGCCGGCGCGCCAGCGCCAGCACGCCGCGGCGTGA